The genomic region gctcctcctccctgccaagggcctcagtgcctcctagGAGGAGCTGCTATAAACCCAGGACAAAAAAACTATATTCATTTTAAGTGCATTTCCACACACTAACCTTCTGTGCGTGGCCCCAAACCCCAGCTGCACAAAGTAAGTTGTGGTCAGAGTTCAGCCTCCTGAACCTCCTCAAAGGTTTTGTCTTTTGGGTCTCTTTCCAGGAACTCTGGCATGaacatataattcttttttttttaatttttaattttaaaatctttaattcttacatgtgttcccaaacatgcacccccctcccacctccctccccataacatctctgtgggtcatccccatgcaccagccccaagcatgctgtatcctgagtcagacatagactggcgattcaattcttacatgatagtatacatgatagaatgccattctcccaaatcatcccgctctctccctctccctctgagtccaaaagtccgttatacacagctgtgtcttttttcctgtcttgcatacagggtcgtcattgccatctttctaaattccatatatatgtgttagtatactgtattggtgtttttctttctggcttacttcactctgtataatcggctccagtttcatccatcttatcagaactgattcaaatgaattctttttaatggctgagtaatactccattgtgtatatgtaccacagctttcttatccattcatctgctgatggacatctaggttgtttccatgtcctggctattataaacagtgctgcaatgaacattggggtacatgtgtctctttcaattctggtttcctcagtgtgtatgccctgaACATATAATTCTAAATCCCACTCCCTTTTCATCACCCGAGGCCACCTGCTGGCTCCTCCATCCCACACTTGGAGGGTTATGCCAGCTATGCCCAAGAGGAGTACCCCACCAGCCATCAgagtcttctttaatttttttggctgcactgcacagcatatggtatcttagttccctgaccagggatcgaaccctcgccCTCAGCAGTGAGCGTGCagagtactaaccactggaccaccagggaagttccaaactAGTAGTATTCCAATGTGAAATCAACAGAAGGGTTGAGATAATTTTGTCTCATTTGCTTCCCAAGTCTTggaatgtgtgctcagtcactcagttgtgtccaactttttgcaaccctatggactgtagcccaccaggctgtgggatttttctggcaagactactggagtgcattgccatttcctcctccaggggatctccctgacccagggatcgaacctgtgtctcctgcactgtaggcagattttttaccactgagccactggggaagcccaagtctTAGAAACTGGGGTGTATCTTACATCGATAGCACACCTAATCCGGACACTCAGTTTTCACTCTAGATCCTTGATCTTTAATTAGACTTTGTAAAAATGTCCTGCGGGAGCAGATTTGCCCCTCCACGATGTCCCAAACATCCTGTCAGGATTTTCAGCTGTTGAATTGGCTATCAGACACTGGTTTTGGTGGGGTTTTGCTGCGTGGGCGGGGGGTGGACGTTTGGGTTTGGTGTTCTTGGCCTCAtcttgggcatgtgggatctagttccctgaccagggtttgaacccatgccccctgcagtggaagcgcagagtctaaACTACTGGACCCGCcagtgtttttactttttatcttgAAATTGTCTTCAATGTACAGAATAGAGAagcttttcttaatttaatttagCTTAATGCTAACAGTTCGTCCAACACAACTGCTATATTTCAAGGGCTTGAGAGCCAGAGGGTGCACCCTATGGGGCAGACAAATAACATTTCCACGATAGCAGAACGTTCTTGTAGACAGCACCAGGCTGTAGACTGGAGCTCCATGTGCAACACgggagttcagctcagttcagtcgatcagtcgtgtccgactctttgcaaccccatgaaccgcagtgcgccaggcctccctgtccatcaccaactcccggagtccacccaaacccatgtccatcgagtcgatgatgccatccaaccatctcatcctctgtcgtccccttctcctcctgccctcaatctttctcagcatcagggtcttttccaatgagtcagctcttcgcatcaggtgggcaaagtattggagtttcagcttcaacatcagtccttccaatgaacacccaggactgatctcctttaggatggactggttggatctccttgcagtccaagggactctcaggagtcttctccaacaccacagttcaaaagcatcagttcttcggcactcagctttctttatagtccaactttcacatccatacatgaccactggaaaaaccatagccttggctagacagacctttgttggcaaagtaatgtctctgcttttgaatatgctatctaggttggtcataactttccttccaaggagtaagcgtcttttaatttcatggctgcagtcaccatctgcagtgattttgaagccccccaaaataaagtctgacactgtttccactgtttccccatctatttcccatgaagtgatgggaccagatgccatgatcttcgttttctgaatgttgagcttcaagccaactctttcactctcctctttcactttcatcaagaagctttttagttcctcttcactttctgccataagggtggtgtcatctgcatatctgaggttattgatatttctcccggcaatcttgattccagcttgtacttcttccagcccagcgtttctcatgatgtactttgcatagaagttaaataagcagggtgacaatatacagccttgacgtactctttttcctatttggaaccagtctgttgttccatatccagttctaactgttgtttcctgacctgcatacaggtttctcaagaggcaggtcaggtggtctggtagtccccatctctttcagaatttgagcGCGGCTGCGACGGTGCAGGAGCTACCCCGCGCCCAAGGTAAGGAGcggcagctgcactttgctggagcagctgtgaagagagaccccacgtccaaagtaagagaaacccaggcaAGACgataggcactgagagagggatcagggggcagacagactgaaactataGTCAcggacaactagccaatctgaacTCAGGAGAGGAGTTTGCAGTTACATTAAAAGAGGAAAGTTCGGATTCTGgatcacagctgctccagctttGTGTTTTGGGGCAAGAGACATACTCAGaacctctgttttcttatctgtaaaaaggGCGGCTCCATGGCCGCAGGAAGTGGAGGGGCACAGGGCTAAGGTCCTAGATTTCTGCTCCCGGGGCTGGGGTCTGGAGCCTGGGAGGGCTTTGTGACCGCTTGCAGGAACAGAAAGGACCAGGGAGTGGACCAAGAGACACCCAGGATCCCCTAGAGCGCGACCAGGGATGGGAGGTGTCTTGAGTGCTTATTCCCTGAGCTCTTCTTGTCCTCTCCCCGCAAACTGTTCAGGTTCACTGGCACCTTCGGGCCTTGGCATTGGCTGTTCTATCCACCAGGAGTGTCCTTTCCCCCAACTCGTATGCTGCCTGGTGAGCCCTCTACCATAATTCTGTTGTACTCCTCCCAGACGGAGTCTTGGCTCCAAGCCTCAACTCCAGGGCCCTGGGGAGCACCCAGTAACCAGCCCTGTCTTCTTCCTAGGCTGGGGAAGACTCTGGAAGCTaagaagggcaagggcaagggcaaagtCACGGTCAAGGTGGGACCTGAGAACCATTGGAACCTATCCTAGGTCAAGAGGTTGTGTGACCTGGTGGGTAGGAGAGTGTGGACTCTGGGGCCAGCTCTGCTGTTTTCTCACCGAGTCCcttagcctcagttttctcatctgtaaaatagaaataacccACATGTGCCCACTAGGCATGGgtgttattgttttttttcaaaatttatttatgtatttggctgtaccaggtcttagttgtgacacaagGCATTGTCAATCTttattacagcatgccaggatctttagttatggtatgtgggatctacttccctgatcagggatcaaaccccagacccctgcattgggagctcagcatcttaaccactggaccaccagggaagtcccttagtcagtcagttcagtcgctcagtcatgtgcgactctttgcgaccccgtgaatcgcagcacaccaggcctccctgtccaacaccaactcccagagttcacccaaactcatgtccatcgagttggtgatgccatccagccatctcatcctctgtcgtccccttctcctcctgcccccaatccctcccagcatcagggtcttttccaatgagtcagctcttcacatgaggtggaagTCCCTACGCATGTGTTATTATCCTTCTTGTCAAAGGTGCCATGTtcactctcccctcctcccagctgctcCAAACCATGTATCCACCCGGTTGCACCAAGGTGAAGTGTTCCTGGCACCACTGTCTTCCCGGGCTGTTGCTGCAGCTGCTTCTGGCTCTGTGCTTCTTCTCTTATCTGCGTGTGTCTCAAGACAAGCCCAAGCCCATGTGGGTCTCCGAACTGGGGGCCCCTTCCCAGGCCACTGAGGGGTCCTCCGCCCACCTGCCCCTGCGTGTCCTGCTGTGGACGTGGCCATTCAACCAGCCAGTGGCTCTGTCTCGCTGCTCGGAGTTGTGGCCTGGCGCAGCTGACTGCCAGCTGACCATCAACCGAAGCGAGTACCCTCAGGCGGACGCAGTCCTTGTGCACCACCGGGAGGTCAGCAACCGGCCCCAGACGCAGCTCCCGCCTTCCCCGCGGCCCCCTGGCCAGCGCTGGGTTTGGTTCAGCATGGAGTCGCCCAGCAACTGCTTGAAACTGAAGGACCTAGATGGCTACTTCAACCTCACCATGTCCTACCGCCGTGACTCGGATATCTTCATGCCCTACGGCTGGCTTGAGCCGTGGCCTGGCCAGCCTGTGGAGACGCTGCTGAACATCTCGGCCAAGACCAAGCTGGTGGCCTGGGTGGTGTCCAACTGGAAGAAAGACTCTATCAGGGTGCACTACTACAAGCTGCTGAAGCCACACCTCCAAGTGGACGTGTACGGACGCTTCCACACCCCACTGCCCTATGCGCTCATGGCCAAGCAGCTGTCCCAGTACAAGTTCTACCTGGCTTTTGAGAACTCCCTGCACCCCGACTACATCACAGAGAAGCTGTGGAAGAATGCCCTGCAGGCATGGGCCGTGCCAGTGGTCCTGGGCCCCAGCCGGGCCAACTATGAACAGTTCCTGCCACCCAAAGCCTTCATCCATGTCGACGACTTCCAGAGCCCCAAAGACCTGGCGCAGTACTTGCTAGCACTGGACAAGGACTACGCCAGCTACCTGAACTACTTCCGCTGGCGGGAGACGCTGCGGCCTCGGTCCTTCTCCTGGGCCCTTATGTTCTGTAAGGCCTGCTGGAAGCTGCAGCAGGAGCCCAGGTACCAGACGGTGCCCAGTATCGCATCTTGGTTCCAGTGAGCAGGCCAGCCTGGCACCTGCACTGCTGACTATCTGGAGACCTTGGTGGCTGGAGCTCTCCCTTACCTGGGGCTTCACCAGGGGTCTTTCCTCCCTGGGAGCTCGCTTGCTAGGAACTTTacctggtgggggcaggggtgagtTGCCAGGGGCTATGGCTGCCCCTGGGGAACTGGCCTTGGCATCCTGCCCTCTGGTGATGGCTCTGGTGGACTGGTTTGTGATTACTGCTGCTGTTGATGAACTGCCTCTGAGCTATTAAGGTTGGCAATACTGACGCCATTTTCCATATGGGAATGCTGTGAGGAAAACTGGCGTGTCCTCCCTTATTCCACACCAGCATTGTCCTCTCAGGGCAACTCTGCTCCCAGGGGTCACTCACAGGGTCTGGCGACATCTGTGCTTGTCACAAATGGGGTGGGCTGATAGCATCCAGTAGATggggagccagacatcctgcccAAAAGTCTACAGCGCCCAGAGTGGCCCTGAACTTGTGAGAATGGACCGGCCCCAAGTGTTCAGAGG from Capra hircus breed San Clemente unplaced genomic scaffold, ASM170441v1, whole genome shotgun sequence harbors:
- the LOC102181295 gene encoding galactoside 3(4)-L-fucosyltransferase isoform X2: MYPPGCTKVKCSWHHCLPGLLLQLLLALCFFSYLRVSQDKPKPMWVSELGAPSQATEGSSAHLPLRVLLWTWPFNQPVALSRCSELWPGAADCQLTINRSEYPQADAVLVHHREVSNRPQTQLPPSPRPPGQRWVWFSMESPSNCLKLKDLDGYFNLTMSYRRDSDIFMPYGWLEPWPGQPVETLLNISAKTKLVAWVVSNWKKDSIRVHYYKLLKPHLQVDVYGRFHTPLPYALMAKQLSQYKFYLAFENSLHPDYITEKLWKNALQAWAVPVVLGPSRANYEQFLPPKAFIHVDDFQSPKDLAQYLLALDKDYASYLNYFRWRETLRPRSFSWALMFCKACWKLQQEPRYQTVPSIASWFQ
- the LOC102181295 gene encoding galactoside 3(4)-L-fucosyltransferase isoform X1, which encodes MGGVLSAYSLSSSCPLPANCSGSLAPSGLGIGCSIHQECPFPQLVCCLLLQTMYPPGCTKVKCSWHHCLPGLLLQLLLALCFFSYLRVSQDKPKPMWVSELGAPSQATEGSSAHLPLRVLLWTWPFNQPVALSRCSELWPGAADCQLTINRSEYPQADAVLVHHREVSNRPQTQLPPSPRPPGQRWVWFSMESPSNCLKLKDLDGYFNLTMSYRRDSDIFMPYGWLEPWPGQPVETLLNISAKTKLVAWVVSNWKKDSIRVHYYKLLKPHLQVDVYGRFHTPLPYALMAKQLSQYKFYLAFENSLHPDYITEKLWKNALQAWAVPVVLGPSRANYEQFLPPKAFIHVDDFQSPKDLAQYLLALDKDYASYLNYFRWRETLRPRSFSWALMFCKACWKLQQEPRYQTVPSIASWFQ